From the genome of Sulfurimonas paralvinellae:
CCGCTTATTATTTTAGATGCACAAAACAACTCTGTAAAAAATCTTAAAATAAACTTCTCCTCATACGTTGTTCCCTCCTTGCTTTCTCAGGTAATGGGTGAACTCAACTACAAAATAGCACTTAAAAGCTTTTCCATCACACACAGTGTACGCTATATAGAACAGTTTGACAATGGAGCAGGAGATGTCGGTGGTGCTTCCATCACAACAGATACAACAGGCTACAAAGATCCAAATTCACTAAACAGTGGTATGATTGCAGCAAGAATCGTCACAAAGATAGATGACTATAAACTAAATCTCGGTTACACGCAAGTACTCGACAAAGCAGACCTTGTAACACCGTGGCGAGGTTTTCCGACAGCCGGCTATACCCGTTCGATGGGAATGTATAACTGGCGTGCTAATGTCAAAAGTTATAGAATCGAACTTGTAAAAGGTGCCAATGCAAAAGGAATCTATACAAAACCTTTTTTGCAGACTTCTGTTTTATATATGGACGGAGATACAAATAAAAAGGAAACTGATTCTATGTTCTACTATGCAGGTATCGTGCAGAACATTCCTTCCATGCAGGAACTTCAGTACAGAGTTCGTTTAGGCTGGCGTGATTTTATCGGTGATTCTTCCCAAGTATCAGATTATCTTGATGCCCGGTTTGAGCTGAACTATCTCTTTTGAATACTTAAAGGAATATGGTGAAAAAAATATTTATAACGCTTTTACTACTGAGTGTAACACTTTTTGCACAGAAGATTACTATCTTTGCGGCAAGTGACCTGAAGTTTGCGCTTGACACCATTAAAGCAGATTTTTTAAAAGCCCACAAGAACGACACCATCAACATCATCTACGGATCTTCCGGTAAAGGGCGTGTCCAGATAGAACGCGGTGCACCCTACGACATCTATTTTTCGGCAAATATGGATTATGTAAAGTATCTTTACAACAAAGGCTTCATCATCACCAAGCCAAAACTTTACGCCATCGGCAGACTCGTTATCTGGAGTAAGAACAAAAATTTTCAATCAGCAAAAAGTTTTGAAAACTTCACACAGCCATGGGTCAATAAGATTACCATTGCAAACCCAAACCACGCTCCTTATGGACAAAAAGCAAAACAGGCACTGCAGAGCATGCATCTTTATAAAAAACTAAAGCCAAAGATCGTCTTTGGAGAAAACATCTCACAAACTACCAATTACATCAACATCAAAGCGGCAGATATCGGCATCATCGCTCTTTCACTTGCTCTTGCTCCAAACATCAGACAAAGTCCGTTTCATGACTATTACCTCATCGATGATAGTCTGCATGAGCCACTTTATCAGGGGTATGGCATAACAAGTCATGCAAAATCCTCCTCTTTGGCACAGGAGTTTATCAGCTTCTTTCAGCAAGCCGATTCGCAAAAGATCATGCGTGCCTACGGATTTAAAGTAGCAAAATGAACACAATTGTCACAAACGTCACAGCCATAGAAAATGTCAACAACCTGACACTGCTTCACTGTGAATCCCATACGACAGCAATTGTTATGATGAGTTTGAAGCTCAATCCAGACATCAGACAAGGCAGCCAGGTAGCACTGGCTGTCAAGCCAACAAATATCATCCTTGCAAAAGAACATCCACAACAAACAAGCTGCGAAAATATCCTTCACGCAACTGTAAAAACAGTCGAAGCCGGTGAACTGCTCTGTAGTGTAACCGTATCTTTTGAAGAGACAATCCTTGAAGCGATCATAACTCGCGAAGCACACAACAGACTTCTTTTAAAACAAGGGGATGCCGTTTCACTTCTCATTGGGGCAAATGATATCTACATTCAGGAGATACTCGATGTTTAAGACTCTTAGCAACCTTGATTTCATGCCCTTTCTCATCTCTTTCAAACTGGCATTTATCACCTCTGCTATTCTTTTTGTCTTTGCTCTGCCTTTAGCTTGGTATCTCTCACAGACAAAGTCACGCTCAAAGCCTTTTATTGAAGCAGTGACTGCCCTGCCTATTGTTCTGCCCCCTTCTGTTTTAGGTTTTTATATGCTCTGGGCATTTTCTTTCAACTCGCCGCTGGGTGCTTTTTTTGAAGATATCTTCGGCGTAAAACTCGCCTTTAGTTTTACGGGCATCGTCATTGCAAGTTGTTTTTACTCCCTGCCATTTATGGTACAGCCGCTGCAAAACGGTTTTGAAAGTCTCAACAAAAATATGCTTGAAGCCAGTTACATCGCAGGCAAAAGCAAAGTGACAACGCTTTTTAAAGTTGCCCTGCCAAATATGAAACCAGCACTTCTAACGGCCATCATTGTCACCTTTGCCCATACTGTCGGTGAGTTCGGTGTTGTTTTAATGGTCGGAGGCAGCATACCGGGTGAGACAAAAGTCGCCTCAGTCGCTATCTATGATATGGTAGAGGTTATGGACTATACTGCTGCGCATATCTACAGCGCTATCATGCTTATCATCTCTTTTATCGTGCTCTTTAGTGTCTATCTTTTCAATGCACGTCAAAACAAAAGGTTTGGATTATGATAGATATCAAGATTCAAAAAAAGCTCTATGGCGCAAAAGGTCTTATG
Proteins encoded in this window:
- a CDS encoding TOBE domain-containing protein, whose translation is MNTIVTNVTAIENVNNLTLLHCESHTTAIVMMSLKLNPDIRQGSQVALAVKPTNIILAKEHPQQTSCENILHATVKTVEAGELLCSVTVSFEETILEAIITREAHNRLLLKQGDAVSLLIGANDIYIQEILDV
- the modB gene encoding molybdate ABC transporter permease subunit, with product MFKTLSNLDFMPFLISFKLAFITSAILFVFALPLAWYLSQTKSRSKPFIEAVTALPIVLPPSVLGFYMLWAFSFNSPLGAFFEDIFGVKLAFSFTGIVIASCFYSLPFMVQPLQNGFESLNKNMLEASYIAGKSKVTTLFKVALPNMKPALLTAIIVTFAHTVGEFGVVLMVGGSIPGETKVASVAIYDMVEVMDYTAAHIYSAIMLIISFIVLFSVYLFNARQNKRFGL
- the modA gene encoding molybdate ABC transporter substrate-binding protein, whose product is MKKIFITLLLLSVTLFAQKITIFAASDLKFALDTIKADFLKAHKNDTINIIYGSSGKGRVQIERGAPYDIYFSANMDYVKYLYNKGFIITKPKLYAIGRLVIWSKNKNFQSAKSFENFTQPWVNKITIANPNHAPYGQKAKQALQSMHLYKKLKPKIVFGENISQTTNYINIKAADIGIIALSLALAPNIRQSPFHDYYLIDDSLHEPLYQGYGITSHAKSSSLAQEFISFFQQADSQKIMRAYGFKVAK